ACGCGCACGATCGATATCCGCACAAGCCGTCAGCTCCAGGATATCGAACTTATGGCAGTTTTCCATATATATGCCGCTGATTTTTCCGCAGCCGATGATGCCAACCTTTACTTTCTTCATGATCCAAGTCTCCTTCTGCCTTATTGGCTGTCTCCCATGCCTGTGTAGCTTTGACCTTCCGTAAACACAGTCATGTCCGAACCTGAATACAACGCTTTGCCTTCAGCAGCCCAGAGCAATCCCCTGCGTATCATTTCCTTTACCTGCGGCATATCGACGATATCCGCATGATGGCCGAGGGAATTGTAATAGACCCGTCCATATCCCCAGCGCTTCGTCCACGCCACCGGCATGTCGACCGCTTTGTTAAGCAGGTGCGGTCCGGCCGCAACCGGAAAACGAGTGGTTGCCAGCACTTCAACGGCCGGATCCACATGCAGATAATACTGCTCGGAGGCCACCGTGAAATCCTGCATTCCTGCTACCAGCGGACTGGAGCTCGATTTAATCTCAACCCGGTATTTCACGCCGTCGTTGCCTGGATGCGCAACCCAGTTTCCTCCTGTCATGAACTGCCAATCCACATTGTTGCGGAACGAATCACACATACCGCCGTGGCAGCCCGCCAAACCGGTTCCCTTCTGTACGGCAAGCGATACGTTCTCCACCTGCTCCTTCGATATTTCGCCCATCGTCCATACCGGCACGATCAGATCCAAGGCTTGAAGCTTCTCTGCATCATTAAAAGCATCCAGCGTGCCGGATACTTCTACCTCATATTGCTCATCCCGAAGCAATTCCGCGAAAATGCCGGCAACCTGCTCGGGTTCATGTCCGTCCCAGCCGCCCCATACAATTAAAGCCTTTTTCATGATGATAGCACTCCTTTTTTATGTGTCCGGCCAAGATCGGCCGAATGACTTGATTACATTTCCGACAGCTGCACCCAGCGGCGCTCTGCAATGGATTTATCCACGGCTTCCAGCACTGCCTGGCATTTCACGCCATCCTCGAAATTGGGCATAGGCTGCCTTCCCTCGGATATAGCGGTCGACAGCTCCAGAATTTCATGCGTAAAGGTGTGCTCGAAACCAATCGTATGTCCCGGAGGCCACCATGCTTCCATATAATCGTGAACGGGATCGGTTGCGAGTACGCGGCGGAAGCCCTGAACATCCTCAGCGTCGGATGTAAAGTAAACCTCCAGCTCATTCATCCGTTCAAAATCGAATTTAACACTGCCCAAGCTGCCGTTGATCTCGAAGGAGTTGGTGCTGCGGTGACCCGCAGCAAAGCGAGTCGCCTCAAAACTGCCCAGCGCCCCGTTCTCAAAGCGGGTCATGAACAGCGTAGCGTCATCTACCGTCACTTTCCCCATGGGACCGCCTGTGCTTCCTTTTGCGCTTAACCCGGTCATCTCGCTGGCAATAGGAC
Above is a window of Paenibacillus sp. FSL K6-1330 DNA encoding:
- a CDS encoding ThuA domain-containing protein; the protein is MKKALIVWGGWDGHEPEQVAGIFAELLRDEQYEVEVSGTLDAFNDAEKLQALDLIVPVWTMGEISKEQVENVSLAVQKGTGLAGCHGGMCDSFRNNVDWQFMTGGNWVAHPGNDGVKYRVEIKSSSSPLVAGMQDFTVASEQYYLHVDPAVEVLATTRFPVAAGPHLLNKAVDMPVAWTKRWGYGRVYYNSLGHHADIVDMPQVKEMIRRGLLWAAEGKALYSGSDMTVFTEGQSYTGMGDSQ